In Pedobacter sp. SL55, the following proteins share a genomic window:
- a CDS encoding Gfo/Idh/MocA family oxidoreductase, producing MSSKINVGLMAYGMSGKVFHAPFVHLNDGFNFVAVTERSKKQAAQDYPDVISYDTIDELIADENIDLVIINTPNYTHYDYAKKCLLAGKHILVDKPFTATVAQAKELFALAKEVGKKALVYQNRRFDSGFKIAKEIIESGKLGKLTEVHFRFDRYRNEIGPKGFKEDPSFEASGLSYDLGPHLIDQAVALFGKPDRFYKVLANNREGSKVDDYFFIHLAYANQLNVYLTATLLAADIPPAFVVNGSLGAFSKNHGDVQESQLLKGMKPSDEGYGIEVAEDAGKLTLVNADGGRDITTLKSPQGNYGEIFELVYQAIINDQPYPITEEDIIAQLEILES from the coding sequence ATGAGTTCGAAAATAAATGTGGGCTTAATGGCCTATGGCATGTCAGGAAAGGTGTTTCATGCGCCTTTTGTTCATTTAAACGATGGATTTAATTTTGTAGCAGTTACAGAGCGAAGCAAGAAACAAGCTGCTCAGGATTATCCAGATGTAATTAGTTACGATACCATCGACGAATTAATTGCTGATGAAAATATCGACCTCGTTATCATCAATACACCAAACTATACGCACTACGATTATGCAAAAAAATGTTTGTTGGCAGGCAAACATATCTTGGTAGATAAACCCTTTACAGCCACCGTTGCACAGGCTAAAGAGTTATTTGCCTTAGCAAAAGAAGTAGGTAAAAAAGCTTTGGTTTATCAAAACAGAAGATTTGATAGTGGTTTTAAAATCGCAAAAGAAATTATAGAAAGTGGTAAACTAGGGAAGTTGACCGAAGTTCACTTCCGTTTTGACAGGTATAGAAATGAAATTGGCCCGAAAGGCTTTAAAGAAGATCCAAGCTTCGAAGCAAGTGGATTGTCTTATGATTTAGGACCTCATTTAATTGATCAGGCTGTTGCTTTATTCGGTAAGCCAGATAGGTTTTACAAAGTGCTCGCCAATAACAGAGAAGGCAGCAAGGTAGATGATTATTTCTTTATCCATTTAGCCTATGCAAACCAGTTGAATGTGTACTTAACTGCTACTTTGTTGGCGGCAGATATTCCTCCCGCATTTGTAGTGAACGGCTCCTTAGGTGCTTTCTCTAAAAACCACGGCGATGTACAGGAAAGCCAGTTGTTAAAAGGAATGAAACCATCTGACGAAGGCTATGGAATTGAGGTAGCTGAAGATGCCGGAAAATTAACGTTAGTGAACGCGGATGGTGGAAGAGACATTACAACTCTTAAATCCCCGCAAGGTAACTACGGCGAAATTTTCGAATTGGTCTATCAAGCTATCATCAATGATCAACCTTATCCAATAACAGAAGAAGATATTATTGCTCAACTGGAGATTTTAGAAAGCTAA
- a CDS encoding OmpA family protein: MMTTKFKTATVAIALSVGAMIFQSCDSLNNTQKGAGIGAAAGGVIGALIGKKAGNTAVGAVIGAAVGGTAGGFIGKRMDKQAAEIKQAIPGAEVIREGEGIIVRFDSGILFDFNKTELKDAAKTNIQSLAASLNQYPGTDVKVIGHTDNVGTAAVNQSVSEKRAAAVKTYAVSQGVPASRLVTEGKGFNEPIADNSTDAGRAANRRVEIVIVANEQLKKEAAEKAG, translated from the coding sequence ATGATGACTACAAAATTTAAGACAGCAACTGTCGCTATAGCTTTATCGGTAGGTGCAATGATTTTTCAGAGCTGCGATAGCTTAAACAATACTCAAAAAGGTGCAGGTATTGGTGCTGCTGCAGGCGGTGTAATTGGTGCCTTAATTGGTAAAAAAGCAGGTAATACTGCCGTTGGCGCTGTAATTGGTGCCGCAGTGGGTGGTACTGCTGGTGGTTTCATTGGTAAAAGAATGGATAAGCAAGCGGCTGAGATTAAGCAAGCTATCCCAGGTGCTGAGGTAATTCGCGAAGGCGAAGGTATCATTGTGAGATTTGATAGTGGTATCCTTTTCGATTTTAACAAAACTGAATTGAAAGATGCTGCTAAGACAAATATCCAATCTTTAGCTGCTTCTTTAAATCAATATCCAGGAACTGATGTAAAAGTTATTGGCCATACTGATAACGTAGGTACTGCTGCAGTAAACCAATCTGTTTCTGAAAAAAGAGCTGCTGCTGTTAAAACTTACGCAGTATCTCAAGGTGTACCGGCATCACGTTTAGTTACAGAAGGTAAAGGTTTTAACGAACCAATTGCTGATAACTCTACAGACGCTGGCCGTGCTGCAAACCGTAGAGTAGAGATTGTAATTGTAGCTAACGAGCAATTGAAAAAAGAAGCTGCTGAGAAAGCAGGGTAA
- a CDS encoding ABC transporter ATP-binding protein, with product MIEVKNLIKGYAGRTVVDIERLTIRAGETVGLVGNNGAGKTTFFRMLLDLIRPDGGEILSKDTNVANSSQWKDYTASYLDEGFLIDYLTPEEYFTFIGSLHGLSVAHVSDYLRQYEEFFNGEILNRGKYIRDFSKGNQNKVGIAAALMQKPELLILDEPFANLDPTTQIRLKTLVKTLSTTQRLTTFISSHDLNHVTDVCNRIILLEKGKVIKDFYTDENSLKELEAYFSE from the coding sequence ATGATAGAAGTTAAGAACTTAATAAAAGGTTACGCTGGCCGTACCGTAGTAGATATAGAGCGTTTAACTATTAGAGCTGGCGAAACCGTTGGCCTAGTTGGAAATAACGGTGCCGGAAAAACTACTTTTTTCAGAATGCTGTTGGACTTGATTCGTCCAGATGGCGGAGAGATTTTATCAAAAGACACCAATGTAGCCAATAGCTCGCAATGGAAAGATTACACCGCCTCTTACCTAGATGAAGGTTTTCTAATAGACTATTTAACCCCCGAAGAGTATTTTACCTTTATTGGTAGTTTGCATGGTTTAAGTGTAGCCCACGTAAGCGATTATTTGCGCCAGTACGAGGAGTTTTTTAATGGAGAAATATTAAACAGAGGCAAGTACATTCGCGATTTTTCTAAAGGGAACCAAAACAAAGTGGGTATTGCAGCAGCGCTGATGCAAAAGCCAGAACTGCTGATTTTAGATGAGCCTTTTGCCAACTTAGACCCCACTACACAAATTAGGTTAAAAACATTGGTAAAAACGCTAAGTACCACACAAAGGCTAACTACTTTTATTTCTAGCCACGATTTAAACCATGTTACCGATGTTTGCAATAGAATTATCCTTTTAGAAAAAGGTAAAGTAATTAAGGATTTTTACACCGATGAAAATTCGCTAAAAGAGCTAGAGGCATACTTTTCTGAGTAA
- a CDS encoding DUF5687 family protein gives MLSTFLSHQWKSFWRSRNKAGSIAAQIVLGFFMLYFLVVAIGVGFWMTTIIEKFMPGINPTVVFNGLILYYFLLDLAIRIQMQDLPTLSIVPYLHLNISRKTIVNFLNLKSLFSFFNLLPFFIFFPFIFINVSAASGLVTVMAYLLSILGLIVFNNFLVLYIKRRAINNVLFFAVGILVILGLAASDYYGFISIRDFSNFVFQNVAKYPLLALIFPAAAFTIFYINAKFLTANLYTEELSTKDDKKVSTDYPFLNRFGRVGELAALELKLILRHKRSRSSVIMGFLFLCYGFFFYRMPLIDKDQFGQMLFAAIFMTGINISVYGQFMFAWQSAHFDGLLVNKINYSDFIKAKFLLFTISSTLITALSAFYGFMSYKLLLLHLAAYLYNIGVGTVVVLYFANFNYKRLDITGSASFNWQGVGASQWLLGLPLLLVPLIIYIPFGIFDKPYWGLAMLALLGLIGLLLRNYWVGVIVREFEKQRYKIAEGFRE, from the coding sequence ATGCTGAGTACTTTTTTATCCCATCAATGGAAGTCGTTTTGGCGCAGTAGAAATAAAGCCGGCAGCATTGCCGCTCAAATTGTACTGGGCTTTTTTATGCTTTACTTTTTAGTAGTGGCTATCGGTGTAGGTTTTTGGATGACCACCATTATCGAAAAATTTATGCCAGGCATTAATCCTACTGTGGTGTTTAACGGATTGATTTTATATTATTTCTTGCTCGATTTAGCCATTAGAATACAAATGCAGGATTTGCCAACGCTAAGCATTGTACCTTATCTGCATCTAAACATTTCCCGAAAAACGATAGTGAACTTTTTGAATTTGAAATCGCTGTTCTCGTTTTTCAACTTGCTACCTTTCTTTATTTTCTTCCCATTTATATTTATTAATGTAAGTGCAGCAAGTGGATTGGTAACTGTAATGGCTTATCTCCTTTCCATATTAGGCCTTATTGTTTTCAATAACTTTTTGGTGCTTTATATTAAACGCAGAGCCATTAACAATGTCCTGTTTTTTGCGGTGGGTATCTTGGTAATTTTAGGCTTGGCGGCTTCAGATTATTACGGCTTTATTTCTATTAGAGATTTCTCAAATTTCGTTTTTCAAAACGTAGCTAAGTACCCGCTTTTGGCATTGATATTTCCAGCAGCGGCATTTACGATTTTTTATATCAACGCTAAGTTTTTAACAGCCAATTTATACACCGAAGAACTAAGTACAAAAGACGATAAAAAAGTAAGTACCGATTATCCTTTTTTAAACCGTTTTGGCAGAGTTGGAGAACTAGCTGCATTAGAATTGAAACTGATTTTACGTCACAAACGTTCTCGAAGCTCGGTAATTATGGGTTTCTTGTTTCTTTGCTATGGCTTTTTCTTTTATCGAATGCCATTAATTGATAAAGATCAGTTTGGGCAAATGCTATTTGCGGCCATCTTTATGACGGGCATCAACATTTCTGTTTACGGTCAGTTCATGTTTGCTTGGCAAAGCGCTCATTTCGATGGTTTGTTGGTTAATAAAATCAATTACTCGGATTTCATTAAAGCCAAATTTCTACTTTTTACCATCAGCAGCACATTAATTACCGCACTTTCGGCATTTTACGGTTTCATGAGCTACAAGTTACTGTTGTTGCACTTGGCTGCCTACTTATATAACATTGGCGTGGGCACGGTAGTGGTGCTTTATTTTGCCAACTTTAATTATAAACGACTAGACATTACTGGCAGTGCAAGTTTTAACTGGCAGGGCGTTGGCGCCTCGCAATGGCTATTAGGTTTGCCACTTTTGTTGGTACCTTTAATTATTTACATCCCCTTTGGCATATTTGACAAACCCTATTGGGGATTAGCCATGCTAGCTTTATTGGGCTTAATTGGTTTGCTTTTACGTAATTATTGGGTAGGTGTAATTGTTAGAGAATTTGAAAAACAACGTTATAAAATAGCCGAAGGCTTTAGAGAATAA
- a CDS encoding replication-associated recombination protein A, which yields MQNLPPLAERLRPQNLDDYVGQKHLVGEGAVLRKAIESGRIPSMIFWGPPGVGKTTLATIISQNLDRPFFALSAINSGVKDVREVIDKAAALKGGFMGMPVLFIDEIHRFSKSQQDSLLGAVERGLVTLIGATTENPSFEVISALLSRCQVYILQNLTEEELVGLLNTAIAKDEILSKKKIKIKEHEALIRLSGGDARKLLNVLEIAINGIGGDKIELTNENVLAHAQQNLALYDKAGEQHYDIISAFIKSIRGSDPNAAVYWLARMIEGGEDPLFIARRLVILASEDIGNANPNALLLANNCFQAVNVIGFPESRIILSQCVTYMASSVKSNASYMAINHAQALVKETGDLPVPMHLRNAPTKLMKNIGYGADYKYSHAYDGNFEAQEYLPEKLSGTKLYDPGKNPAEEKLREKLKQNWKDKYNY from the coding sequence ATGCAAAACCTTCCACCATTAGCCGAAAGATTACGCCCGCAAAACTTAGACGACTATGTTGGGCAGAAACATTTGGTGGGCGAGGGTGCAGTATTGCGCAAAGCCATCGAAAGCGGTCGCATTCCATCCATGATATTTTGGGGGCCTCCAGGTGTTGGAAAAACAACTTTGGCTACCATCATTTCCCAAAACCTAGACCGACCATTTTTTGCTTTAAGTGCCATTAACTCTGGTGTAAAAGATGTACGTGAAGTCATCGATAAAGCTGCTGCTTTAAAAGGTGGTTTCATGGGGATGCCTGTGCTGTTTATCGATGAGATCCATCGTTTCAGCAAATCTCAGCAAGACAGTTTGCTGGGTGCCGTAGAACGCGGTTTGGTAACTTTAATTGGTGCCACTACAGAAAACCCCAGCTTCGAAGTCATATCAGCTTTGCTTTCTCGTTGCCAAGTTTATATCCTTCAAAACCTAACGGAAGAAGAATTGGTAGGCTTGTTAAATACAGCCATTGCGAAAGACGAAATCCTTTCGAAGAAGAAAATCAAGATTAAAGAGCACGAAGCTTTGATCCGTTTAAGTGGTGGCGATGCTAGAAAATTGCTCAACGTTTTAGAAATTGCCATTAATGGTATTGGTGGCGATAAAATTGAACTGACAAACGAAAATGTTCTAGCTCATGCACAGCAAAATTTAGCACTTTACGACAAAGCCGGCGAACAGCATTACGACATCATTTCGGCATTCATCAAATCTATCCGCGGTAGCGACCCAAACGCCGCCGTTTATTGGTTGGCCAGAATGATTGAAGGAGGAGAAGACCCTTTGTTTATTGCCCGTAGGCTGGTTATATTGGCTTCCGAAGATATTGGCAATGCCAACCCAAACGCACTATTGTTGGCGAACAATTGTTTTCAGGCGGTTAACGTAATTGGTTTCCCCGAAAGTAGGATTATTCTATCCCAATGTGTAACTTACATGGCTTCATCGGTAAAAAGTAACGCTTCGTATATGGCTATTAACCATGCACAGGCATTGGTAAAAGAAACCGGAGATTTACCCGTACCCATGCATTTGCGCAATGCGCCAACAAAGTTGATGAAAAACATAGGCTACGGTGCCGACTACAAATATTCTCACGCTTACGATGGCAATTTCGAGGCGCAAGAATACTTGCCAGAAAAGCTAAGTGGAACTAAATTATACGATCCCGGGAAAAATCCGGCAGAAGAAAAATTAAGAGAGAAACTGAAACAGAATTGGAAAGACAAATACAACTATTAA
- a CDS encoding GxxExxY protein, whose translation MDFILKEETYEIIGLCMEVHNNLGAGFLEIVYKDALEYEFQIRNIPYQREKEYAVNYKGIILPHKFFADFVVFNTVVLEIKCASCIVDEHAAQAINYLKVSKNKIALVVNFGEARLNYKRLIL comes from the coding sequence ATGGATTTTATTTTGAAAGAAGAAACTTATGAGATTATTGGACTTTGTATGGAAGTACATAATAATCTTGGTGCAGGTTTTTTAGAGATTGTATACAAAGATGCACTTGAGTATGAATTTCAAATTAGAAATATCCCTTATCAAAGAGAGAAAGAATACGCAGTAAATTATAAGGGAATTATTTTGCCACATAAGTTCTTCGCCGACTTTGTTGTTTTTAATACAGTTGTATTAGAAATTAAATGTGCTAGTTGCATCGTAGATGAACATGCAGCGCAAGCCATTAATTATTTAAAAGTTTCTAAAAATAAGATAGCGCTAGTTGTTAACTTTGGAGAAGCTCGTTTGAATTACAAGAGATTGATATTGTAA
- a CDS encoding DEAD/DEAH box helicase produces MDFKEFGFNAELLEGLLAMGFKNATPIQQQALPIITAGKDLIACAQTGTGKTGAFLLPIMNMLTQKHERHNNVLILTPTRELAQQIDLQVEALSYFTNISSLTVFGGGDGVAYEQQKRSMREGVDIIIATPGRLISHLASGVLKMDKLEHLVLDEADRMLDMGFYDDIMKIVGYLPKKRQTVMFSATMPPKIRKLAATLLNEPEQISLAISKPAEGINQQVYLIHDEQKVPLLTEMLKSATYNRIIVFAGRKEKVKELGKVFKKLGLKAAAFHSDLEQKEREAIMLDFKNDKLNVLIGTDVLSRGIDVTGIDLVINYDAPQDPEDYIHRIGRTARAATTGTAITLVNGKDKRRLANIEKLIERQIERMPLPEHLGEAPKDEPVGEKEAFQEEEEVF; encoded by the coding sequence TTGGATTTTAAAGAATTTGGATTTAATGCGGAGCTTTTAGAAGGCCTGCTAGCAATGGGCTTCAAGAATGCTACGCCAATACAGCAACAGGCGCTCCCAATTATTACTGCCGGGAAAGATTTAATTGCCTGTGCACAAACCGGTACGGGGAAAACGGGCGCTTTTTTACTGCCCATTATGAATATGCTTACGCAAAAGCACGAGCGTCATAATAATGTGCTAATCTTAACACCAACTCGCGAACTTGCACAGCAGATAGATTTACAGGTAGAGGCACTATCGTACTTTACCAACATCAGCTCGCTAACTGTTTTTGGTGGTGGCGATGGCGTGGCTTACGAACAACAAAAGCGGTCGATGCGTGAAGGCGTAGACATCATCATCGCAACTCCAGGCAGGTTAATTTCTCACCTGGCTTCTGGCGTGTTGAAAATGGATAAACTAGAACATTTGGTTTTAGACGAAGCTGACCGAATGTTGGACATGGGTTTCTACGATGACATTATGAAAATTGTAGGCTATCTGCCAAAGAAACGACAAACGGTAATGTTTTCGGCAACCATGCCACCAAAAATTAGAAAACTAGCGGCTACTTTATTGAACGAACCCGAACAAATTAGCCTTGCTATTTCAAAACCAGCCGAAGGAATTAACCAACAAGTCTACCTCATTCATGATGAGCAAAAAGTTCCTTTGCTTACGGAAATGTTAAAGTCGGCTACTTATAATCGCATCATCGTATTTGCCGGTCGTAAAGAAAAGGTTAAGGAACTAGGAAAAGTATTCAAAAAGTTGGGCTTAAAAGCAGCAGCGTTTCACAGTGATTTAGAGCAAAAAGAACGCGAAGCCATTATGCTCGATTTTAAAAACGACAAGCTGAACGTATTAATTGGCACCGATGTTTTAAGTAGAGGAATTGATGTAACCGGAATTGATTTGGTAATCAACTATGATGCGCCACAAGACCCTGAAGATTACATCCATAGAATTGGGCGTACCGCAAGGGCTGCTACTACTGGCACCGCAATTACTTTAGTTAATGGAAAGGACAAACGTCGTTTAGCCAATATCGAAAAGTTAATTGAACGCCAAATTGAGCGTATGCCTTTACCAGAACATTTAGGCGAAGCTCCAAAGGATGAACCAGTAGGAGAAAAAGAAGCCTTTCAAGAAGAAGAAGAAGTTTTTTAA
- a CDS encoding succinate dehydrogenase cytochrome b subunit, with translation MSSLSKAFTSSIGRKFVMGLTGLFLISFLVIHVSINALIFLNDGGKTFNVAADFMSHNIVVRILEVGLFAGIILHIVQAVMLTAQNNAARPEKYAYNKPQANSTWYSRSMGLLGTLILMFLVMHLYHFWWPTKVAVYTHQEHNTFQNIVMIFQDPLVVVVYVLGVISLGYHLLHGFQSSFQTMGWNHKKWTPVVKTVGVWFSIIVPIIFALMPIAIYLGWIS, from the coding sequence ATGAGTAGTTTAAGTAAAGCTTTTACGTCGTCTATAGGTAGAAAGTTTGTAATGGGACTAACGGGTCTGTTTTTGATTTCGTTTCTTGTTATTCACGTATCTATAAATGCGCTGATTTTTTTAAATGACGGAGGTAAAACCTTCAATGTGGCAGCAGATTTCATGAGCCATAACATTGTAGTTCGCATTCTCGAAGTGGGTCTTTTTGCTGGCATTATCCTTCACATTGTACAGGCGGTAATGTTAACTGCACAAAACAATGCGGCAAGACCAGAAAAGTATGCCTATAATAAGCCTCAGGCTAACAGCACTTGGTATTCGCGTAGCATGGGTTTACTGGGAACATTAATTTTAATGTTTTTAGTAATGCACCTTTATCACTTCTGGTGGCCAACTAAGGTAGCTGTTTATACGCATCAGGAGCATAATACCTTCCAAAACATTGTGATGATTTTTCAAGATCCTTTGGTGGTAGTAGTGTATGTGCTAGGTGTAATTTCTTTAGGCTATCACTTATTGCATGGATTTCAATCGTCTTTTCAAACGATGGGCTGGAACCATAAAAAATGGACGCCAGTGGTAAAAACAGTAGGCGTATGGTTCTCAATCATTGTGCCTATCATTTTTGCATTAATGCCAATCGCCATCTATTTGGGTTGGATTAGCTAA
- a CDS encoding fumarate reductase/succinate dehydrogenase flavoprotein subunit — MSKLNSNIPAGELTQKWTKYKSSIPLVNPANKRSLEIIVVGSGLAGASAAATLAEMGYKVKCFCFQDSPRRAHSIAAQGGINAAKNYQNDGDSTYRLFYDTIKGGDYRAREANVHRLAEVSANIIDQCVAQGVPLAREYGGLLDNRSFGGTQVQRTFYAAGQTGQQLLLGAYSALERQVGMGKVQMYTRHEMLDVVVIDGKARGIIARNLITGELERHFGHAVVLGTGGYGNVFYLSTNAMGSNVTAAWKVHKKGAFFANPCYTQIHPTCIPVSGDHQSKLTLMSESLRNDGRIWVPKKKDDPRKPSDIPEDERDYYLERRYPAFGNLVPRDVASRAAKERCDAGYGVGASKLAVYLDFKANTERYGRIEASKQGNHNPDKETCMRLGTAVIKEKYGNLFDMYAQITGENPYETPMRIYPAVHYTMGGVWVDYDLMTTIPGLYCTGEANFSDHGANRLGASALMQGLADGYFVLPYTIGSYLSKEIATKPIPTDHPAFVEAENNVKATIDKFLSINGTKSVDHFHKRLGHIMWEYCGMARNKEGLEKAIKDIQALRKEFWSDVKVPGSADEFNPELEKAHRVADFIELGELMCIDALNREESCGGHFREEHQTEEGEAKRDDENFAYVAAWEYKGESQFELHKEELNYENIKVAQRNYK; from the coding sequence ATGTCGAAATTAAATTCAAATATCCCTGCGGGCGAATTGACCCAAAAGTGGACAAAATATAAATCTTCTATTCCGTTGGTTAACCCAGCGAACAAGAGAAGTCTTGAAATTATTGTAGTAGGTTCTGGCTTAGCGGGTGCATCTGCAGCGGCTACCTTGGCAGAAATGGGCTACAAAGTAAAATGTTTTTGCTTCCAAGATTCGCCTCGTAGAGCGCACTCTATTGCTGCTCAAGGTGGTATTAATGCCGCAAAAAACTATCAAAATGATGGCGATAGCACTTATCGTTTGTTTTACGACACAATTAAAGGTGGCGACTACAGAGCACGTGAAGCTAACGTACACCGTTTAGCGGAGGTAAGTGCAAACATTATTGACCAATGTGTGGCTCAAGGTGTGCCTTTGGCTCGTGAATATGGTGGCTTGTTAGACAACCGTTCTTTTGGTGGTACACAAGTACAGCGTACTTTTTATGCCGCCGGACAAACTGGCCAGCAGTTATTGTTAGGTGCTTACTCTGCTTTAGAGCGCCAAGTAGGTATGGGTAAAGTACAAATGTACACCCGTCACGAAATGCTTGATGTGGTTGTGATTGATGGTAAAGCTCGTGGTATTATTGCCCGTAACTTAATTACTGGCGAGTTAGAGCGTCACTTCGGTCATGCAGTGGTTTTAGGTACTGGTGGTTACGGAAACGTATTCTACTTATCTACCAACGCGATGGGAAGTAACGTTACGGCAGCTTGGAAAGTGCACAAAAAAGGTGCTTTCTTTGCCAACCCTTGCTATACACAAATCCACCCTACGTGTATCCCAGTTTCTGGAGATCACCAATCGAAATTGACCTTGATGTCGGAGTCGTTACGTAACGATGGTCGTATTTGGGTGCCTAAAAAGAAAGATGATCCTCGCAAACCTTCGGATATCCCAGAAGATGAAAGAGATTACTATTTAGAGCGTCGTTACCCTGCTTTTGGTAACTTGGTACCACGTGACGTGGCTTCTCGTGCAGCTAAAGAGCGTTGCGATGCTGGTTACGGTGTAGGCGCTTCTAAATTAGCAGTTTATCTAGATTTTAAAGCAAATACCGAGCGTTACGGCAGAATTGAGGCTAGCAAGCAAGGTAACCATAATCCTGATAAGGAAACCTGCATGCGTTTAGGAACTGCCGTAATCAAAGAGAAATACGGTAACTTATTCGACATGTATGCGCAAATCACAGGTGAAAATCCTTATGAAACTCCAATGCGTATTTACCCAGCGGTACACTATACCATGGGTGGTGTTTGGGTTGATTATGATTTGATGACCACTATCCCAGGTTTGTACTGTACTGGTGAGGCTAACTTCTCAGACCACGGTGCTAACCGTTTAGGTGCATCTGCTTTGATGCAAGGTTTGGCAGATGGCTATTTCGTATTGCCTTACACTATCGGTTCTTACTTATCCAAAGAGATTGCAACTAAGCCAATTCCTACAGACCACCCAGCATTTGTGGAGGCAGAAAATAATGTAAAAGCTACGATTGATAAGTTCTTAAGCATTAACGGAACTAAATCTGTAGATCATTTCCACAAAAGATTAGGCCACATTATGTGGGAATATTGTGGTATGGCTCGTAACAAAGAAGGGTTAGAGAAAGCAATTAAGGATATTCAAGCTTTGCGTAAAGAGTTTTGGTCTGATGTGAAAGTACCAGGCTCGGCAGATGAGTTCAATCCTGAGTTAGAAAAAGCACACCGCGTTGCCGATTTTATTGAATTAGGTGAGTTGATGTGTATCGATGCACTTAACAGGGAAGAAAGCTGTGGCGGACACTTTAGAGAGGAACACCAAACTGAAGAAGGCGAAGCAAAACGTGATGACGAAAACTTCGCATACGTAGCTGCTTGGGAATATAAAGGCGAAAGTCAATTCGAACTACATAAAGAAGAATTGAACTACGAAAACATTAAGGTTGCACAAAGGAATTATAAATAG
- a CDS encoding succinate dehydrogenase/fumarate reductase iron-sulfur subunit → MSTGNMNLTLKVWRQKNKNSAGKLVDYKLSDISPDMSFLEMFDVLNEQLITKGEEPVVFDHDCREGICGMCSMFINGQPHGPKDLVTTCQLHMRSFKDGDTIVVEPWRAKAFPVIKDLAVDRSAFDRIIASGGFVSVNTGNAQDANALPIPKAKADAAFEAAACIGCGACVATCKNASAMLFVSAKVSQLALLPQGQPERYRRVQSMVAQMDEEGFGNCTNTGACEAECPKGISLENIARMNRDYLSAKFISEEEV, encoded by the coding sequence ATGAGTACAGGAAACATGAATTTAACGCTAAAAGTTTGGCGTCAAAAAAATAAAAACTCAGCAGGTAAACTAGTTGATTACAAGCTTTCTGATATTTCTCCAGACATGTCTTTCTTAGAGATGTTTGACGTTTTAAACGAACAATTAATTACTAAAGGCGAGGAGCCCGTGGTTTTTGACCACGACTGTAGAGAAGGTATCTGCGGGATGTGTTCTATGTTTATTAACGGGCAGCCACATGGGCCAAAAGATTTGGTAACTACTTGCCAGTTGCACATGCGTTCGTTCAAAGATGGCGATACCATTGTGGTTGAACCTTGGAGAGCAAAAGCATTCCCGGTAATTAAAGATTTAGCGGTAGACCGTTCTGCTTTTGACCGTATTATTGCTTCTGGTGGTTTCGTATCGGTAAACACAGGTAACGCACAAGATGCAAACGCATTGCCTATTCCAAAAGCTAAAGCAGATGCGGCTTTCGAAGCTGCTGCTTGTATTGGTTGTGGTGCTTGTGTAGCTACTTGTAAAAATGCTTCGGCAATGCTTTTCGTTTCAGCAAAAGTATCGCAGTTGGCTTTATTGCCACAAGGGCAGCCAGAGCGTTACCGCAGGGTACAAAGCATGGTAGCCCAAATGGATGAAGAAGGTTTCGGTAACTGTACCAATACTGGTGCTTGTGAAGCTGAGTGTCCAAAAGGCATTTCGCTAGAGAACATAGCTCGTATGAACAGAGATTATCTTTCTGCAAAGTTTATTAGCGAAGAGGAAGTATAA
- a CDS encoding YtxH domain-containing protein, translated as MTKQTKILGGVLAGIALGAVVAMVISSDKNSDLKDKVGDWFCDLFDKSKDKLAGVADAVKAQADRIKA; from the coding sequence ATGACAAAGCAAACAAAGATATTGGGTGGTGTTTTAGCAGGGATAGCTTTAGGCGCCGTAGTAGCGATGGTAATTTCATCAGATAAGAACAGCGATTTAAAAGATAAAGTTGGGGATTGGTTTTGCGACCTTTTCGACAAATCGAAAGATAAATTAGCAGGCGTGGCAGATGCTGTAAAAGCTCAAGCTGATAGGATTAAGGCGTAA